The following nucleotide sequence is from Melioribacteraceae bacterium.
TCTTTAAATCTTACATTTTTGTAAACAAAATGTCGGCTAAATTTGTTTAATTTTCGCAAATTTTATTTTTAATATAAGATTGAAAATATCTCCGTTAAGTGATTAATGCAATTATCTAAGAAAATTACATATTATCTTTTTTTCATATTGGTGAATAATGTTTTTGCTCAAAATCCTGCAACAAGTATTTCTATCGAGAAAATTCAGAAACATGTTTCATTTCTTGGCAGTGATATTTTTGAGGGAAGAGGGACCGGAACAACCGGTGGTGAATTAGCCGCAAAATATTTAGCACAAGAATTTTCTAAGTTGGATATAATTCCACTTGGTTCGAACGGGACATATTATCAATACATTCCAATGCACGGAAGCGAACCTAAAATTGAATCCCGCTTAACAATTTATGATAGGGATGAGAATCAAACTTCACTAAAATTATTAAACGATTATATCTTGTTAGAAGACGGAGATCAAACCTTTACACCGATGCCTTTACAATTAATTTTTGCCGGTTATGGAATTATAGCACCCGAATATGATTATAATGATTTTCAGTCAATTAATGTAGAAGGAAAAGTTGTAGTTGTAATTGAAGGCGAACCAACATCGAATGACTTTAAATACTTCGACGGAGCAAATCCAACTATTTATAGTTTAGTGGAATCAAAAAAAAGATTTGCTATTTCGCGCGGTGCAAGCGGGATAATAATCATACCGAATTTAATAGATGAACCAAATTTTGATTGGGCAGAAATAAAAACCAATTATTTATTCGAGAATGTTCAACTTGCTTATTCGGTTACATCAAATCTTAGCGTGTTGTTAAATCCCAACATAGCAGATAATCTTTTTATTGGTTCGCAGTTTTCGCTTAATGATATTTACGATATGCATATCAAAAACAGAATGATGAGCTTTCCTTTATTAACAAAAATTAGTTTTAAAGGAGTATTTGAAAGAAGAGATTTTATCTCGTCAAATATTATCGGAATGATTGAAGGAAAAGATAATGAATTGAAAGATTCATATATGGTTGTTTCCGCACACTACGATCATCTGGGTATTGGTCCTGAGGTTAATGGAGATTCAGTCTATAACGGTGTATTTGATAATGCAATTGGTGTTTCGGTTTTGTTAGAAATTGCTTCAGCAATAAAAACAGAAAACATACAACCCAAACGATCGATAATATTTGCTTTATTTACCGGTGAAGAAAAAGGATTACTTGGTTCTAGATATTACGTGGATCACTCGCCTGTTCCGCTTTACAAGACAATTGCTAATTTAAACATTGATGGAATTGCATCATTTGACAAATTTAATAGTGTCGTAGGCATCGGAAGTGAGTATTCCAATCTTAATAATTTCCTAGCCTTAGCAGCTAGTCAACTGGGTTTAAGTGTTACGAATGTTCCTCCAATATTTAAGATTAGTGATGCATTCAGTAGTTCTGATCAGATATCTTTTGCTGTTGCTGGTGTTCCTTCTATTTTAATATTAGAAGGAATTGATTATCAAAATATATCGAAGGAAAAAGGAATTGAGAAATTCATTGAGTTCAGCAAAATGTATTATCATACTCCGCAAGATGATTTAAGTCTGCCAATTAATTATGACGCTGTTTTACAACATTCCGAGTTTTTAATGCAATTTATTCTAGCAGTTTGTAATTCTACTAAAGAACCGGAATGGAATGAGAATTCACCATATCTAAATACCAGACTCCGTTCAATCGCAGAGAAACGATAAATGAAAATAAGATCATTATTAGATATTGTTTTAATAATTGTTCTAGCCGGCTGCACTTCTTCAAATTATGAAGTCGCAACTATACGTATTAAGGGGTCTGATACTATGCTGCAACTTACAGAGAAACTAGCAGCACAATATATGAAGGGAAACCCAAGTGTTTCAATATATGTTTCCGGTGGTGGAACAGCAAGCGGAGTAAATTCGCTAATTAATAATGAAGTTGATATTGCAACGGCATCAAGAAATCTAAAAGCCGAAGAAGCAAAATTACTTGCCGAATATTATGGTTCTCTTGGCATGTACTATTTAATTGCAAAAGATGCACTAAGTATTTACATAAATCAAAACAATCCGGTAAAAGAATTTACGCTTTCAGAATTAAAAAAAATATTTTTATGTGAAATTAATAATTGGAAAGAACTTGGAGGCGAGAATAAGATGATTCAGACTGTAATCAGGACTCCAAATTCGGGAACTCATTTATACTTTTTAGAACATGTTTTGGAGGGTTCACAATACTGTAATAATTCTGTTGTTTTACCAACAACTGAATCCGTTATTGATTTCATTGATGAAAATGAAAATGCAATAGGTTATGGAGGAATCGGATATAAAGAAGATATAACTCATGCCGCAATAAATGGAATTGAGTCTTCGGAAGCTAACGCCAGAAACGATAGATACCCAATTACACGTTACCTGCATTTCTTCACTTCAAAAACACCAACCGGGGCTATTAAAAATTTTATTGATTGGGTTTTGAGTCCGGCCGGACAAAAAGTCGTAAAAGATTCAGGATTTATTCCGTTGTGGGAGATTTCTTATTAAAACAAACCGCAAACCGGTAAACCCCTTACCCTACCGGTTTACAGTTTAAGGCTGGGAGGTACTAATTTCCGAAAATTATATCCCAAATATTTTTTTTACGTTTTTTCTCTTTCCAATAAGTACGATACTTATCTTGTGTAATTAATCCGATTGGTCCTTCATAGATTCCACCATCCAAGTAGCCATCATACACCCTAACAGCTAAAATATTTTTTTCACCAAATTTTATAACATCATCCGCTAAAAAATAACCTCTAAATTCGGCATACTCATTTGAAAAATTTGATTCCCATTTACTATCAATCACACCTGTAGAACCAACTTTTTTACCGTTGATATATGCTTCATCCAAGTCATCAATTTTGCCGAGGACCATTACAAGTTTCTTACCTTTTAATTTCTCCGGGACTGTAAACTCTAACCTATACCAAGCAAATCCATCATAATCAGTCCAGCCTTGTGGTTCCCAATAGCCAGGAACAAAAATAGATTCCCAATCTCTATCATTAAAATTTGCATCTTTCCATTCAAAATTGTCCCCGGCACTAATTTTCCATTCGCCTTCGAGGTTTAGATCAAGTTTCATTCCACCAGTGTATGCAAATACTCCAATATCTCCGCCAGTTATTCCGCCGTCAAGTTGAGAATCAAAGACTCTTACGGCAATTGTATTAATGCCATGTTTATTTAAATACTTATCCGGAATAGGATAACTTCGATTAACATTATATGCCGTATAATAATTTGGAGGAAAACTGCCGGACTTACCGATTAAATTACCATTTAAGTAAACTTCATCAACATCATCAATATACCCCAACTGTATTTTTATACTGTATCCCTCTGCATCCCTTGGTAATTCAAAAGTTGTTCTGTACCATGCGTAACCATTATAACCATGAAATCCTTGAGATTCCCAAGATGATGGAACACGGATATCTTCCCAGCTATTATCATTATGGTTTGGCGATGACCACTTCAAATCATCACCAATTGTAAATTTCCAATAACCTCTAAGGTTGACTACTCTTTCCCACTCGTCCGCTTTAATTGCCGAAGGAATTAAAATGAGAAGAACTAGTACTAATATTTTCTGAATAGATGTTTTCATAATTTCATTCAAAAATCGTGAAATGGGGCTGAACATTTGTTAATTAATTGTAATTAGTTGTCATAAATTGTCACTGAATCATTTCTATTTTAAAGAAAATGGTATCTCATTCTCCACTAAGTAATTCATCGCAATCGCAGAAAGAATATTCTTGGTATGATTATTTTCTGAATTATTTGCGGTTTCGATCACTTTCATCATTGCCTCCAGATTTCCAATCCTATATATCGCTAATGAAACTAAAACTAAATTTGAGGGATCAGATTCTCTTTCCAAAACTTCAAACAGAGCCTCTACTGCTTCTTCAACTCGATACTTACCTGCAATAAAAATAGAACTTCTCATTAAACCATAGTTCTCTGATTTTATTCCTTCAATTAATGTTGCAACTTCACTTTCACTCAAATTTGGTGCTTCTTCAGCTAAATTAATCATTATTGATACTGAGAAAAAAACTAATATTGTTGCTACTTTAACTATTGTTTTCATCACTGCCTCCTAGTAAAATTTCTATTTCAAATTTACCGAGGCAATCTGTAATCGTTGTCAGTTCAAAGTAAATGATTGTAATAAATTGTCACAGTCATTAAGCATTGATTAACTTGTAACCAATTCCATGAACAGTCAAAATTACTTGCGGGTGGTTTGAATCTATTTCGATTTTCTGACGAAGTTTCAAAACAAAATTATCTATCGTACGTGTTGTTATATAAACATCCTCACCCCAAATATTAGCAAGAAGCTCATCACGAGAAACTGTATTGTTTTTTTTCTTCCAAAGATAATTGAGTACTTCAAATTCCTTATGCGACATTTGAACAGAGTTTCCGTTTTCAAATGCATTATAAGTTTCAAAATTAATATCGAGTTTGCCGATTTTAATTATTGAATGGTCTTGGTTCGATAAATTTTCACTTCTTCTAAGAACAGCTTTTATTCTTGCTAGTAATTCGCGTAAACTGAAAGGTTTTGTTATGTAATCATCTGCACCGAGTTCAAGTCCTAACACTTTATCAATTTCTTCACCTTTTGCCGTGAGCAATATTACCGGAGTTGTGTTTCCTTCTTTCCTTATAGTCTTGCATACATCGAATCCGGATATTTTTGGAAGCATTACATCCAGCAATATTAAATCATATTTAGATGAATGAATTTTTTCTAATCCAACTTTTCCGTCTTCTGCTATTTCGACTTCATAGCTTTCATATTCAAGATTATCTTTTAATCCTAATCGCATACTTGGTTCGTCTTCAACTATCAATATCTTTGGCATCATTCCTCCGTATTAACTTATTACTGCATTAAATATTATTCTAAAAGTTGATCCTTTGCCCGGTTCGCTTTCTAATTCTATCCTAGCATTATGTGCATCAATAACATGCTTAACAATCGTCAAACCTAATCCGGTACCTTTTGTGTTATGAACTAGTCCGGTTGAAACTCTAAAAAATTTATCAAAGATTTTTTGTTGATCATCTTTAGAAATTCCTATTCCATTATCCTCTACTTCAATTCCGATTTCATTTACCCGATTAAAAGTTCGTATAACGATTCTTTTTTTCTCTTCGCTGTATTTTACAGCATTATCAATTAAGTTAATAACAGCTTCGGATATTGCTTCTCGATCAATTTTAACAGAAAGAATATTTTCTGCTGGTTCAAATCTAAAATTGAATTTTTTATTCGATAGATGAAATTTATAATTATCATATATCTGCTGGATAAGTTCATTTAAATCAGTATTCGAAAAATTGTAAGTTCTCTTTCCTGCTTCAATTTTAGAAAAACTCAAAATTGAATTTACAATTCTGCTTAACCGATTTGATTCTTGACTTATAATTCTATAGTACTCATTTCTTTTATCTTCATTCTGCACCCTTCCCATTTCGAGTGTTTCGGCAAACATACTGATTAATGCAAGCGGTGTTCTCAATTCGTGGGAAACATTTGAGACGAAATCCGATTTAATTTGAGCCAGTTGAATTTCTTTACGAATAGATCGGTAAATAAAAATGATTCCCCCGATTATTATAAAATTCATAAAAAGGAGAATTATAAGGTTAGTATAAGTTCTTTCTGCTGTTAACCCCTTAAGTGTTCTGCCTTTTATTTTAATTCCGAGTTCGTAGTTCGGCAAAATCCATAGATTACTTTTTACATCCGGATGTTTATCCGAAACAGATTCATCAAAGTTAAATTCATGAATATCATTTTCTGAGTTACAAGAGATTGCAAACTTTTCTCCGGCCGCTTCGATAATTAAAGGGCGCAGTACATTTTCAATATAAATCGATGGATTAATTTCAATGATTGCGAGTGTTTCTTTTTGGTTCACGGTTAATAAAACAGCAAGGAACTGATTTTGCCCAATAGTTGATTCAAGCGGTTCAACCTTTCTATAATCAGCTTGAATGTACCTAAAAAGTCTTTCAATTTTACCGGTGTTTGCTGATATCACATTTTTTAATTTTTCTTTATCAGAAGCTGTTTCTTGTTTAAACGTTATTCCATTTTGTGTAAGCGTATCGTGAACTATAAAAATTTGCAATAAGGATTTGTTACGGTGGAATAGTTCATCAAAAATATTTTGTGACTTTAAATAAGTGTTAACATTTTTATCAATAGCAGAGTTTATATCATTAACCCAAGATGTAATTACCAAGTCAGAATATTGATTAACCGAATTAAGAATCGCGTCAAGTTGGTTCAAATATATTTCTTGAATAACTTCTTCGGTTTCGTTTAGCGATGTAATTTCATAAAATGTATAGCTTAATATTGGAAGCATTACAACGAGTAACAGTGGAATTATAATCTTCTTTAATGTGCTGTTCATTTCTTTAGATTAGAAAATTGATAGGGATAAAATAGGAAAAGTGAGAATAAAGTTGGGAAGAATCTTTTACTATCCAATTAAAGGAGTTACTGAGATAATCTCTTCGAGATTTCCTTCCAACACATAATC
It contains:
- a CDS encoding M28 family peptidase, translating into MQLSKKITYYLFFILVNNVFAQNPATSISIEKIQKHVSFLGSDIFEGRGTGTTGGELAAKYLAQEFSKLDIIPLGSNGTYYQYIPMHGSEPKIESRLTIYDRDENQTSLKLLNDYILLEDGDQTFTPMPLQLIFAGYGIIAPEYDYNDFQSINVEGKVVVVIEGEPTSNDFKYFDGANPTIYSLVESKKRFAISRGASGIIIIPNLIDEPNFDWAEIKTNYLFENVQLAYSVTSNLSVLLNPNIADNLFIGSQFSLNDIYDMHIKNRMMSFPLLTKISFKGVFERRDFISSNIIGMIEGKDNELKDSYMVVSAHYDHLGIGPEVNGDSVYNGVFDNAIGVSVLLEIASAIKTENIQPKRSIIFALFTGEEKGLLGSRYYVDHSPVPLYKTIANLNIDGIASFDKFNSVVGIGSEYSNLNNFLALAASQLGLSVTNVPPIFKISDAFSSSDQISFAVAGVPSILILEGIDYQNISKEKGIEKFIEFSKMYYHTPQDDLSLPINYDAVLQHSEFLMQFILAVCNSTKEPEWNENSPYLNTRLRSIAEKR
- a CDS encoding phosphate ABC transporter substrate-binding protein, encoding MKIRSLLDIVLIIVLAGCTSSNYEVATIRIKGSDTMLQLTEKLAAQYMKGNPSVSIYVSGGGTASGVNSLINNEVDIATASRNLKAEEAKLLAEYYGSLGMYYLIAKDALSIYINQNNPVKEFTLSELKKIFLCEINNWKELGGENKMIQTVIRTPNSGTHLYFLEHVLEGSQYCNNSVVLPTTESVIDFIDENENAIGYGGIGYKEDITHAAINGIESSEANARNDRYPITRYLHFFTSKTPTGAIKNFIDWVLSPAGQKVVKDSGFIPLWEISY
- a CDS encoding beta galactosidase jelly roll domain-containing protein; this encodes MKTSIQKILVLVLLILIPSAIKADEWERVVNLRGYWKFTIGDDLKWSSPNHNDNSWEDIRVPSSWESQGFHGYNGYAWYRTTFELPRDAEGYSIKIQLGYIDDVDEVYLNGNLIGKSGSFPPNYYTAYNVNRSYPIPDKYLNKHGINTIAVRVFDSQLDGGITGGDIGVFAYTGGMKLDLNLEGEWKISAGDNFEWKDANFNDRDWESIFVPGYWEPQGWTDYDGFAWYRLEFTVPEKLKGKKLVMVLGKIDDLDEAYINGKKVGSTGVIDSKWESNFSNEYAEFRGYFLADDVIKFGEKNILAVRVYDGYLDGGIYEGPIGLITQDKYRTYWKEKKRKKNIWDIIFGN
- a CDS encoding response regulator transcription factor; protein product: MPKILIVEDEPSMRLGLKDNLEYESYEVEIAEDGKVGLEKIHSSKYDLILLDVMLPKISGFDVCKTIRKEGNTTPVILLTAKGEEIDKVLGLELGADDYITKPFSLRELLARIKAVLRRSENLSNQDHSIIKIGKLDINFETYNAFENGNSVQMSHKEFEVLNYLWKKKNNTVSRDELLANIWGEDVYITTRTIDNFVLKLRQKIEIDSNHPQVILTVHGIGYKLINA
- a CDS encoding ATP-binding protein, encoding MNSTLKKIIIPLLLVVMLPILSYTFYEITSLNETEEVIQEIYLNQLDAILNSVNQYSDLVITSWVNDINSAIDKNVNTYLKSQNIFDELFHRNKSLLQIFIVHDTLTQNGITFKQETASDKEKLKNVISANTGKIERLFRYIQADYRKVEPLESTIGQNQFLAVLLTVNQKETLAIIEINPSIYIENVLRPLIIEAAGEKFAISCNSENDIHEFNFDESVSDKHPDVKSNLWILPNYELGIKIKGRTLKGLTAERTYTNLIILLFMNFIIIGGIIFIYRSIRKEIQLAQIKSDFVSNVSHELRTPLALISMFAETLEMGRVQNEDKRNEYYRIISQESNRLSRIVNSILSFSKIEAGKRTYNFSNTDLNELIQQIYDNYKFHLSNKKFNFRFEPAENILSVKIDREAISEAVINLIDNAVKYSEEKKRIVIRTFNRVNEIGIEVEDNGIGISKDDQQKIFDKFFRVSTGLVHNTKGTGLGLTIVKHVIDAHNARIELESEPGKGSTFRIIFNAVIS